CGATGACGATGAATTGAATCAACACAACGATGACGATGAATTGCAAGTTTGTTACGACGTCTATTCACCAGGTCGGCATTTCCGCAAGTCCAATCCTGGCCCACCGTGTTATATTTTGGCTATCGCTAAATGGACCTCAAAGCCACCTAGTCTGTCGTGTTTGGAACGATTCAAACGACGATGTAGTTCCGAAAGTGTGCCTTTAATCGCAGTCACAGGCGAAGGGTCTCAGGTGTCATTCTATCAGTTGAAAGGAGTTGTCAGTCCAATGTAAACAGTTAATATTTTTGTGTATTTCATCTTCAtgtgtttccccccccccccccaccacctcAGAGAATTaaccaagaaaaaaactaCCACCCAAACAATTGGGTGAATGAACAAGGAACAAATAGTTCTTTTTAATCTGAACACGATATCATCACTTTAATTGCTCCGCCGGCACCAGTACGGGCTGTTTCAAAGGCTTTCACGGTTTCttccagtttgaaccgatgaGTGATTAATGGTTTAACGTTGACACGTCCACTAGCTACCAGCTCCAATGCTGTTGGATAGCTGTAATTTTTAAACCGTTATAGATGATAATTTACCAATCAAGTTATTCAAGGATTTACCAATTGGCGTAACGGAAAATCCCCCTAATATCAACTTCACGGACGGCTGCATTAACAATTGGCAATTTGATTTCTGCTGGTCCACGTCCAACCAAAGCGACAACTCCTCCACTTTTAGTTCCCTATAAAGGTAACATTtccttaaattaattgaaaaataagttGTGCTTTGATCCAATAACTTACAAAAATGGCAAGCCTAATGCTAGATTCAGCACCGCTACACTCGATGGTAACGTCAGAAGGTCCACCAAGTTTTCCAGCAACTTGTTTGCCCAATGTTTCCGCATCCTCTCCACCCACCAGCAAAGTATGGTCAGCTCCCAGACTTTTAGCAACTTCCAATCGGCTTTCAGATATGTCTGTCGTTCaattttaagtttattttaacaatCTTGAtgcacacattttttaaaactattgtTATATTACCAGTAATAATGACGGATGATGCTCCCATAGCTTTAGCGGTGAGGAGACAGACAAGACCAATCGGTCCAGCTCCACAAATTAGGATTTTCTGTCCGATAGTGACTCCAGCTCTGCGGCAAGCGTAAACGGCGACTGAAAGAGGTTCCAAAAGAGCTCCTTCTTCCATGGTCATATGATCCGGAAGTTTGTAACAAAAATCAGCAGCGTGCGTATAATAACGAGCCAAGTTGCCATCATAGGGCGGGGTAGCACAGAAAACAATGTCCAGGCATAGATTATAACGACCACCTTTGCAGTAATCGCAGGATCGGCATGGAACTCCTGGTTCGATCGCCACTCTATCGCCTTATGTAAGTAGAAAAAATCATGTACAACAGCAATTAATCTTATAAACTAAATATTTGCAGTTTCTACCTGGTTTCAAATGTGTTACACCTTCTCCAACTTCATGCACCACTCCAGCAGCTTCATGGCCTAAAACCATTGGTTTGGTCACAACAAAATCACCAATTCTTCCATTCACCCAGTAGTGGACATCAGATCCACATATTCCAACTTTATCCATTCGCAACAAAACCTCTGGTATgtacaaaaattattatttagtttatttttgtttcctagAAAAGAATTATGAGCAATGGTGCACAGGGACATTTTCCCTAGTGCTtccattcattgatttattatCATTACCATTCTTTTGAGCCTTAGGGGTAGTCCGATTTTCCtgaataattataataataggCTAGATGAGGGAAAACAGAATTAA
The sequence above is drawn from the Daphnia pulicaria isolate SC F1-1A chromosome 1, SC_F0-13Bv2, whole genome shotgun sequence genome and encodes:
- the LOC124311697 gene encoding sorbitol dehydrogenase-like; the protein is MTTENLSAVLYSVNDIRLENRTTPKAQKNEVLLRMDKVGICGSDVHYWVNGRIGDFVVTKPMVLGHEAAGVVHEVGEGVTHLKPGDRVAIEPGVPCRSCDYCKGGRYNLCLDIVFCATPPYDGNLARYYTHAADFCYKLPDHMTMEEGALLEPLSVAVYACRRAGVTIGQKILICGAGPIGLVCLLTAKAMGASSVIITDISESRLEVAKSLGADHTLLVGGEDAETLGKQVAGKLGGPSDVTIECSGAESSIRLAIFGTKSGGVVALVGRGPAEIKLPIVNAAVREVDIRGIFRYANCYPTALELVASGRVNVKPLITHRFKLEETVKAFETARTGAGGAIKVMISCSD